The nucleotide sequence TCGAACCCTATAGATGAGTGTTAAGccattaataattaataaaattggggttgccaggttgtgaaaaaAGGTCTTTTACTGAATGGACAATATGGCCTTGTAACTTGCAGAAAAGGGCTGCAGAGGTTTGAGACTAAAATGATACTGTTAATGGTTTAGAAACATACATTATATTGAAATCTAGCTAAAttaaacctggcaacccaaaatGTTCTCTTGTTAACCTTTGATAAAGGGATGAATTGCAACTTCAACTTCTGTGTCCAACTACCACAGGAGACCTCCTGTAGATTAGAACTAAAACAAAATTGTCACACTTTAAGACAATATTTATTAAGACAACAGGTTGCTCAGCAAACAAGAAGCAGAATTTGTCAGACTTGCATGTTGTTGGTTTGCCTTTATGTATGTTGTACACTTTGTTGTTTGATCAATGTATatgaatgtattttaaaatgaagtatATTGgtaaaaaggaaacattttactttatatttatatattaatttGATATTTCTCATAAAGATGAGTTTTAACTTATTTAGCAATTATTGAGATCCATCATGTGCAACTTTCACTTCTGCTACTTGGACCTGAAGTGCTAAAAGTTTGGTGTCTCCCGCGTTGTTGACTGTCTGCCTTGTTTTATCATTTGGGTGTGTCGTTATTGGTACTGTTGTTCTACTGTACTGAGTGTGAAGTGGCTATTTATAACAAATTTGATTCAGATGTGGGGTCGAGGTTAATCTTGGCCAAATAAACACTGATGGATTGTCATGCAATcaagttttttctgttttaagaCTGAAGTAAAGATGACTGTATGACAGAAACACATTCTTTCCTGTCTTCTTCCCCtctgaaaaaaagcaaaatagtATTTATTCATTCTGAGTAAACATATGATTGGGTCTGCCTATGGTCATTGTTATGCCACATTAACAGTGGCGCGCTCCAAATCAAACTATCCCATTAAGAATATCGACAGATTGTGTCTTTTAAGTTTTTTCACAGGTAAAAAGACAGCATGAGAGTGAAGTTCAGGCCCATTTTTCATTCCCAGTACGCTCCTTGGCCGGGTACTGAACTGCAGTGCTTGAATAATGACTTGTTTCTGTTTGCGTTCCTACATGTTCGTACATTTTAATGTATAAACTATATATGTGGAGTGAAAAATTGTGGGATTAGGGGAAAATTGAGAATCTTTTATGATTTTAAACTACGGGGAATTCTTAAAGGCTTTCCTCTGACTTACTTGCTCCTGCTTCCATCAactaaaacacaagaaaacagaaaacattacaGCTCATCTGGATTAATCCAAGACATTTGCTACAGTTACTATTAGTGCATTTTTATAAAGAAAACATGAGTAGGCTATCGGTGCTGTCAAAGACATGCATCGGCATTGTCTAAGAACAGTGACACTCACAAAGTCCAATGTCGTTCGTTTTATTGTTGCCCCTTGAACTGGGTTTACATCCTGAGTGAGGGTTAGATAACATTTCTCCTTATCGCTGTTGAACATCAGTGAAACTAAAATTCCAAGACAGGACTACGACTGGAACACCAGAAGTGAAagcaaaagacagaaacacttaGAAGACACTGATAAATCACTGGACTTCGTTCTTTGTAAAGACCTGTTGACCTTTTATCGTGACACCCGTGCAATAATcatgatcaaatcaaatcaaatcaattcaaatcaaatcaaatcaaatcaaatcaaatcaaatcaaaaatcaaatcaaatcaaatcaaatcaaatcaaatcaaatcaattttatttatataacagggtaaaaaaaaaaaaaaagatcaaatcaaatcaaatcaaatcaattttatttatatagcccaaaatcacaatcacattgcctcagtgggctttacaatctgtacagtgaacaacatcctctgtccttagaccctcgattcgagtgaggaaaaacttcacatgttgatggaaaaaaaaccttttaacagggtaaaaaaaacaatggaagaaacctcaggaagagccacagaggagggatccctcttccaggacggacagacatgcaatagatgttgtgtgtacagaaaagagcaacaattcacagtttacaggtacatcgacagaagatctgatacaagttatgcaatgttagtggaaccaggagacgaccgagcaggacgaggcatcaccaagtggagcccgagccagacgacctcctgtccaccatgttgacctggaagagggcaggccacacaagataattagtaatagacagagagaggcatcaagatttacagaaataaggatatgaggagatagtgaagcagaggagagcaatgatccaggagagcccggggtgtgacgatccagatcagtcagtatttcgaggcagcaggagcccggaaatggtggatggtcccaggggcccgtggtccatcagaagggagcctgaaagaaagaggggaggaggaggaagagaagtaggagagagaagaggaggggaggagaaagctatagagagtgacacagcttgcagcttgtgggaacagaaaacaaaaacaaaggttagagaaatgcagtatttatcagaataaacagattgttttctcgtcggcagcacagtgtaactctagtagtataggaactcattgagactgacaccgacccactgaagaagcttacagtgCTTGTCTTTAGGTCTTTAGGTGACACCTGTCAGGAAGATGTTTCCCAACTTCACTACGTGGTCTCCCTCTGGACAGATGTTGACGTTGAAGATGCTCCGATGTGTCACATCAACAAATGATTTCAAAGGGGTTTGCTTGTGGTGACGGACACAgagaaaaagtgtgtttttagcatctttcagctcatcatGTTGGTTTTGCAAGTCGATTTATTCTAATCTACAAGGCACCAATTCACAACAGCAGTTATTTCATGACAGTTAGACCCAACAATCCCCATGAGCAAGCACAGTGGTGAGGACAAACAGCCTTTTAGcagaaagaaaaccaaaaagcaGAAAGGATGAGCAGATTGTCTGATTCATTTCTATGTATGTGTAAATGCCCCAACTTTTTTAGAATTGGCATTGTGGGTTGTAACTTCATTGCATGATTTTAAAGGCCAGAAAATGGTTATGGGTTAGCGGACATCCAACCTTTTATTGGAAGCATCAACGACTTATTTTAACCACATAGGGTGTGTTTTTGGGGTGTGTGAAGACAGACAATACATGAGTTACAGGGAGATTAGCGCTGACCCTATTAGCTCTTTACCACCACAGTGTAAATGCGTGCAGTGAGACCAGATATGGATGGATGACCAGTTGTTgtgaagaggaaaaagacattcaatcaaataaaaaaaaagtactccAATGCTGCCGCTCCTTCCATCCAGCCACTTCCAAACTCTGACTGACAGGAAGATTGTGACTTCTCAGCATTCTGTCTCAGTCTCACTGACCTTAAAAGAGCAGATTTACAGCTGCCTGCGAGAACTGCGATCATAAAACGACATCACTCATTAACAGAACTCATGTCTAATAAAGAACTCATGGAACATATACATCTGAGCAGCAGGCCAAACTGTTATGTATGAGGGGGAATCTTAGTACATAGAAGTATCTCTGAGTGGAGCTTTGTAGCAGactacacacagaaacattacTGTTTAGATTTCTggcttttttcccccattttttATTGCATTCCTGGGCTTTGTTATTGCCGTGTTGTTCATCTTTTTCATTTATcccctttttttgtcttttatttgactttttgttttcctgaaAGCGCTTCAAGGGAGAGTTCACCCCAAAGtccaaaatacatatttgtcCTCATACCTGCAACGCTATTtgtccatctagattgttttggtggaAATTTGCGAGTTTTGGAGATATGAGCTATACAGATTCTCTCAAATGTAATGGAACTGCGTCACACTTGGCTTGGGTGCTCAAAGCATAATAAGATACATTTGCTTATGcaggataatccacagaccttgttgtgagcagttgcTCATAGTTACTACCCCTCAGCTGACGATCTCCCAACTATTTACAGATGACACAGTGAGCGAGCATCTTTCAGAGGTTTTAAAAGTTTATTGCATAGAAACATGTCAGCTGTCTCAAATGACAAAGTTGCTGGTTAGCATGTGAACtgacattattttcaatttcctccttaatttgccaaaaaatgattttcaaatcaattttacttatatagcccaaaatctcAATCAttttgcctcagtgggctttacaatctgtaaaGTGAACGACATCTTCTGTCCTCAGACCAGATTTAGATGAGGATTGCGGCCAGCCCTCCCAATGCTGCTCCAGTGCCGCCCACAGCTGCAGTGGCAGCTCCTGTCAGTCCAGCTGCACCTACAGAAACATTGCACAGGTTATATTTCAAGTTATTGAGCTACAGCAATGATCATCTCAGCACTCTGACACAAAGcttaaaaaagtaatataatACACCAAGGAATGAATTTTACCTGCTGCCTGCAAAACAGCCACTGCGCTTCCTGCTGCCACCGCTCCTCCATTAgccactgctgcagctgacatcATGCTGGCAGCATAGGAGCCTGCTGCGATTCCAACTGAGGTGAATCCTATGCCGGCCAGAACGAAAGGAGCCCCGACCACGGCACCTGCTGCATGTTGTCAAGAGCACAGCAGAGGAAACTGTGTTACACCACTTCAATATGGATCATTCTTGAAATAACTTCAGTATGTCACTTGATTTTCTACTTTAAAGTGGGTTCAAAACAACTGGAAACAAGCACAGATGATCCACGAAGGCTTTCCAAAGACTTACTTGCTCCTGCTCCGATTAATGCAGCTGTCACTGAAACAcaagatgaaaacattacagctCATTTGGTTTAGATAAAGACAATTGCTATGGTTGCTACATgtttagagagagagaaggaacaGTGTTACTCACAGAGGCCCATTGTGTTCTTCTATATGATGAGCCTTGCACCGGGCTGAGTTTATATACTGAGAGGTAGGTATCAtttcctctgaaatgaagcAGTTCAGATATAATCAAAAGAGGGCGTCACTGAGTACTTTGCTACCTTTCCCTATAATGCGTACCTAACATTTCTGAGGTGGTTTGTCATAATTAGAACTGGAAAAACCAGATGGAAACATCCTATAGGCAGCGAAGACAATAATGTTTTCACCCTGGTAGCTCTTCGAGATCAACATAATTAATAAAGGAAAATATTAAGTATTAATCCTTAACAGTTCATAAATGACTTCACTAGTTGTGCTCAAGTATACCAACAGATTGTtgctataaaatgtcaaaactgaataaaatctgcaaattaaaaaaaacaaaacacgtctTACACCCAAATTCCTAATTCGTCAAGTCTTCATCCTCTCATTTAAATGAACTACTCTAAGCTCTATGACAACTCTTAGTGAATGGCAGTATGTCCCTGCTATACGAAAGGTATCAGT is from Sparus aurata chromosome 16, fSpaAur1.1, whole genome shotgun sequence and encodes:
- the LOC115566036 gene encoding interferon alpha-inducible protein 27-like protein 2A, coding for MGLLTAALIGAGATGAVVGAPFVLAGIGFTSVGIAAGSYAASMMSAAAVANGGAVAAGSAVAVLQAAGAAGLTGAATAAVGGTGAALGGLAAILI